From Chaetodon auriga isolate fChaAug3 chromosome 10, fChaAug3.hap1, whole genome shotgun sequence, a single genomic window includes:
- the LOC143326527 gene encoding tumor necrosis factor receptor superfamily member 5-like encodes MVSSLRILHFTSSQLSVRRRLQPIKTVIQQYKMMFERKSVTAAPLLILMMNVFRGQTLTCHRSEYEIGNECCPMCLPGSRVKTDCTEFRSTSCLPCSEGTFMNRPNGLKHCFSCTSCDAGSGVKIKTSCTTTSDTVCEPLEGFYCLEHTENGCMTAQKHTRCQPGQYIHQKGTALTDTVCSDCTNGTYSNGTFPSCQPHTQCESANLQLIKPGTVSTDAECGEQHRGWTITGIIIVAVVLVVILITSACYCLRRKKGIPKRGFVRGRRGNAESTIPQPEPGSPDSPLASHFHTLLLRDPEAFPGQPSDIVTPVCPGSAPRSPP; translated from the exons ATGGTGTCCTCATTGAGGATTTTACATTTCACTTCATCCCAACTCTCAGTGAGACGACGTCTTCAGCCCATTAAAACTGTGATCCAGCAGTATAAAATGATGTTTGAAAGAAAATCTGTGACAGCTGCACCATTGCTG ataCTTATGATGAATGTCTTCAGAGGACAAACCCTGACGTGTCATCGATCAGAGTACGAGATTGGAAATGAATGCTGTCCCATGTGTCTTCCTG GAAGTCGAGTTAAAACAGACTGCACAGAGTTCAGAAGTACTTCCTGTCTGCCCTGCTCTGAGGGAACCTTCATGAATCGGCCGAATGGACtgaaacattgtttttcatgtacAAGCTGTGATGCAG GTTCTGGTGTGAAAATAAAGACGTCATGTACAACAACATCAGATACAGTTTGTGAACCACTGGAGGGATTCTACTGTCTGGAACACACAGAGAACGGCTGCATGacagctcagaaacacacaaggtGTCAACCAGGACAATACATCCACCAAAAAG GAACAGCATTGACAGACACTGTGTGCTCTGACTGCACTAATGGAACGTATTCAAATGGAACATTTCCatcctgtcagccacacacaca ATGTGAATCAGCGAATCTTCAGCTGATAAAACCAGGAACAGTTTCAACTGATGCTGAGTGTGGAGAACAGCATCGAGGCTGGACAATAACTGGAATCATCATTGTTGCTGTGGTGCTTGTGGTCATTTTAATCACATCTGCATGTTACTGTCtcagaaggaagaaaggaaTTCCAAAAAGAG GTTTTGTTAGAGGCAGAAGAGGAAATGCAGAAAGTACCATACCG CAGCCTGAGCCAGGAagcccagacagccctctcgCCAGCCACTTTCACacgctcctgctgagggatcctgAGGCGTTTccaggccagccgagtgacatagtcactccagtgTGTCCTGGGTCAGCCCCGAGGTCTCCTCCCTGA